One Brassica napus cultivar Da-Ae chromosome C4, Da-Ae, whole genome shotgun sequence genomic region harbors:
- the LOC106424280 gene encoding histone deacetylase HDT4-like has translation MEFWGIEIKPGKPTKVEQEDGYMIHVSQIAIGEFNKVGDKTVQVFVKVSGDDKQKLLIGNLSQKVPQVYLDLLFEQDFEVSHECKSSSVYLLGYKTVDPMDGELNSDFDSEDEDIPMDMFRSELEKSKANGQKANLEDDESDSDEMGSDVDEDDSEEEEEDTPVKVEPPNKKRPNGGATNNNNTVASKKAKVANQQGGHKGHKCGGVHPPKRN, from the exons ATGGAGTTTTGGG GTATTGAGATTAAGCCTGGAAAGCCCACCAAGGTGGAACAAGAAGATGGTTACATGATCCATGTCTCTCAG ATTGCAATTGGTGAGTTCAACAAGGTTGGAGATAAGACTGTTCAGGTCTTTGTGAAGGTTAGTGGTGATGATAAGCAAAAGCTTCTCATCGGAAACCTCTCTCAGAAGGTTCCTCAAGTTTATCTTGATCTCTTGTTCGAGCAAGATTTTGAGGTCTCACATGAGTGCAAAAGCTCCAGTGTCTATCTTCTTGGTTACAAGACCGTTGATCCTATGGATGGTGAGCTCAACTCTG ATTTTGATTCAGAGGATGAGGATATTCCCATGGATATGTTTCGAAGCG AATTGGAGAAATCAAAGGCCAATGGTCAAAAGGCCAAccttgaagatgatgaatctGACTCTGATGAG ATGGGTTCGGATGTGGATGAGGATgactcagaagaagaagaagaggatacACCCGTAAAG GTTGAGCCTCCGAACAAGAAAAGACCAAATGGTGGAGCaacgaacaacaacaacacagtTGCATCAAAGAAAGCCAAAGTTGCAAATCAGCAAG GAGGGCATAAGGGGCACAAGTGCGGCGGTGTTCATCCTCCAAAAAGAAATTAG